Sequence from the Pyrobaculum neutrophilum V24Sta genome:
ATTAGAAGAGGGCGCCAAATTGAAACTGGCGTTCCTCGGCGTAGAGAGGCGGAGGGGCAGGGAGCCGACTTACGGAAAGCTCTACATAGCGCTCGTCTTTGCCCGCGAGACGGCGCCTGTGGAGCCTAAAGCTGTTGTCGCTGTCGATGTGAACCGTCTCGACCACGGCATAATGGTGGGTCTCCTTGTAGACGGCAAGATCGTAAGGCGGATGAGACTACTAGACGAGGGTGCGGTAAGGGAGCTGAGGAGACTCCACGAGGAGATAAGCCGCCTTGACGAGCGAGCCGCTAGGGAGGCGGACCCCGCCAGAAAGAGACGTCTCGAAGACAGAGCCCGCCACCTCGCATCGAAACGGTTTAGGAAGATGAGAGATGTAGTGATACGAATCGCCGGCGAGATAATTAAGTTGGCGAGAGAGCACCAAGCCGTGATCGTGTTGGACACGATGGAGGACGAGAGTTATCGGGAGCTGAAGGAGGGCGACGGGAGCGGAGTGAGGAAACACTTTCTAGACGGTTTGGGACAACTGAGGAGACGCCTACAGACGCTCGCCGAGTGGTACGGATTGCCTTACCTTGAGGAACGGCTGTATTCGACCATCTGCCCCCGTTGTGGCGCGAAGATGGAGGGGCTGAGCAACAGGCGGATGCATTGCCCCTCATGCGGCTTCTCAGACCACAGAGACAACGTGCCACTGATATGGGCTAAAAAGCGCTACTGGGAGCTACTCCAGAAACAACCCGCTTTTTCGGCGACCATCTTACTTTTAACCTCGTAATTTTCTTCTCCCATGAACCCACCGGCCTTGGGGCACCGGCCGACTGCAGAAGCCGGCGAGCCCGAACGCACGGGCGCGGCCGGGCCCCCGCGCCCGCGGCCGCCCTCTGGGCGTCTCCGCGGGCGAGCCCCGAGCCCCCGGGGAAGGCCGGCGTTGTGAAAGG
This genomic interval carries:
- a CDS encoding zinc ribbon domain-containing protein → MYAYRTLRVEIPWRLVEERPDVLDLVTRMRLAAEEYVRRLLKEVTGQEESGLTAEELDRLLTPDRRELAVKIIEEVFPKYDLKKYFVNQGKVFWRDVVFHRAVPLDAQLRIENERDVGRAVFVDLRSEVLKVRRLNETFVVRLRRNDIAWIRERLEEGAKLKLAFLGVERRRGREPTYGKLYIALVFARETAPVEPKAVVAVDVNRLDHGIMVGLLVDGKIVRRMRLLDEGAVRELRRLHEEISRLDERAAREADPARKRRLEDRARHLASKRFRKMRDVVIRIAGEIIKLAREHQAVIVLDTMEDESYRELKEGDGSGVRKHFLDGLGQLRRRLQTLAEWYGLPYLEERLYSTICPRCGAKMEGLSNRRMHCPSCGFSDHRDNVPLIWAKKRYWELLQKQPAFSATILLLTS